The window AGGATCCATCTGCGACAGACTAGGTTTTCAGGTTTACACAGTTAATCTCAGACTGCCTATGTCTAAAGAGGCGAGCACAGTGTTTGCTCAGTCCTTCATCAGCACTGTAACAGAGAGAGTTCAGTGGGTCTCGGTGTTTGTGGAGCGTTTCTCTCTCCATGAGTCATAGTTTGTGGCATGCACAGTTGTGGCGCCGCTCACATAAAGCTGCCTGCTAATAGTTGAGTGTAAGAGGGAGGCAGCCAGCCCTTTTTGGTCCACGTGTCACATATTTTGTATGCCCTTAATACCATTTCAATCTGCCCTGCTGACAGTCTCTTTAATAAAGATGCTGTGTGTGAGAATCTGTTATCCGTGCACCTTTTTACACCCAGGGGAATAAGACGTCTTTATACATTTAAACAAAGTCAGGGGAAAACTAAATGGCACCTTTCGCATATGAAGGTGTGCATGGTCTTTTAGGTTACCGAGGAAACCTTATGAGGGTTTTCatctgtttccatgacaaccaAAGATGGGGGCATTTCAGTACACCGTGTGATGAGACAGAGGATACTGTTAATGCGTCGAGACTGAAGTACCGATATTATCAGCTCTTTTCAACAGAGAGTGGCTGTTGAGATACACATCTGTGTGTCCAGATGTTCATGATGGTAAGGATTAACACACGTTACTCATCAGTGGAGTATTTGATATGTCCTGCGCTCTGTGCTTCAATTAAAATACAACAACTTTATTGTCTGAAtaccagtgtgtgtgagtgaggaaTGATACAATACTTTGGTTGTTTCTTATGGTTCTCCACAAGCACTCGACCTTTTTTTCACAAGGACTGAGATACAAAGCAGGCGGCagtgtgtgtcatgtttgtcatttgtgcatttgtgcatTTGACGCCGCGGCTATCTGAAGGGGCTAAgacagtctttctctctctgacctcTTTGACATCCTCCTTGtagtcatcatcatccacctgaatgtTATTAGCTGACTCTTTGTAAGAAGGCTGTCTCAGTTATGAAATGATATTGTGCTCCCTGTTACTCTCTCATGATGTGGATGTTTGTCTTTTCACTGCGTCTTGGTCAAACTCTCTTTGACGGATgcgaaaaatgcagaaaatctaCCCTGTTCTAAAAATTGGATGAAAGTTTCAGAGTCGGTCTGTAAATGTGACCGACACAACAGGAGGTATTCATTTTATACATGCGACAATTTCAGATGAAAAATACGGACTTGGTGGTGTGTAAGGCCTTAAAGTTTTCAACTGTAAAACATCCTGCTCAGTATGTAACAGTGCCGGCCTATAATTTAAAGTGCAATTCTTTACTTTTAATCCAAAATAAACAGCTTGTTTGTATAGATTAAATTGGTTTTTAATTATGTTCTTGTCAATATGTGAACAGGACTTCTTCtgagtttgtatttgtgtgtgtttatgtgaccGAAAACACCCCACGATGGGATGTAGTCCAAGCACAGACCGCTTGGCCCGTGCATTTCTAATCCTGGATAAGGACTGGAGACAGGTGCTGAATTACACAAGGCCCGCCTTTTGTCCCCCTTTGCTATTTATGTATATTGTGCTGTAGATGCACACGCAAAGACCACACTCGGTCTGCATACAGCCACAATTGGCCCAACACAACACACGCAGATGCCCTTTTCTCAATCCGGCCCTCACACACAAGATCACCTGCACATGTGCTGTaccctcacactcacacatacacggTGGCATGAGCACTAACAGGAAGTCCACCCTTTGGGGAAATGGCTTTATGATCCTGAGTCATCAGGTTGCTGGTTACagatttcacacactgtcatttCCCTGAGCCTCTCCCACCAGGGCCAGGGTCTGTGTCTGATACTTTGACCAGGCTGAGCTCAACGTGAATTATATCAAGTGTTTAATTTGAAAACACTAATCCCCCGACAGAATAAATCTGTCCTGTCTGTATTAACAGCagatatttatttaggaataaCTGAGGAATTAGTTTATATGTTGCTGAATATTTATTTGTACATGTGCGTTATTCTTACTCAGCGTGAAGCTTGTTATAGTTTTTAAACTCTTCCTGCTGTTGCTGTGTACGGGGGAAGTCCAGCtcagtttgtttggttttgccTGTGTCAGCTGACAGGTTAAGGGAAATTGGGTCACCGAGAGCCACTGCCTGGAAGCACCTCCTACTTTCCATACTCGTCTCCTCCCTTcttccctcctccacctcctccttcccTTGTGCTTCTGTGGCTCTGTTATTTTGCTCCCTGCACACAGGCTCAGGTCACAGcaggtttatttttaaataattatttctCAGACTAATTCCTCATTAATCAGTAGTAAAGACAGCAGGGGCATAAATGCAGGTTTTCTGTCAAGGTTTATTGGtgtgctgtgttttattttttaatcagcGGACACCTTTTCCTAAAGGTGTTGGACATTTTCTAGGAATTGGCTGGTTTTTATCGGAGGCCTGATTTACATGATTATACATGAATTAATGGCACAGTCTTCGTGCTCCTTTAGTGGCTGAAGTGGCTTAACCTTGAACTGtctatgttttgtttatgttttgttttgcattacTGATCTGATTCAGAGTCCTGTGCAGTTCTGATTTTCAAGACCTGCTCCCGAACTTAAACCATGACTTGTGATAAAGTAGCATAAACtggaaatacttaagtaaagtacaagtgccTCTAAACTGTGCTTATGTGCAGTGCTTGAGCAAATGTACTTAATGACTTTCCACCACATTTTCAGCAAATGAAGAGCATTGTGAAACTAATTCAGTATCCTCGCAACAAACTGTATCTTTGTTGTAGTAAGTGGAAGCAAgtaattaatttcattatagTAAAAAGTGCCTCTAATTGGGCGTCAGACTCCACTAACAACTCCCATTACATAAGGGTATATAAGTCAGTATATCATAGGCAGATACAAAACTATCAACTAAGGCCTCAGACATGAATATGGAGTTAAATCCACGCCTCTCTGACATAgtgtcaacaaaagcaaagcTTCACAAATGAAGGATTTATATTGTTACTGCTGTATCGGATTATTGCCAGCCTAATAAACTGATAACAGCATGTACATTTACTGGTGGCAGCTCAGGCCATCACGGAGTCACTCACTTCATGATTTTAGAACCTATTGACGAGTTTCACTatcatcttcttctttctccttcTAGACGTTGAAGCGGAAAGAGAAGGAGTACGAGCATGACATGGAGCGACTGGCCAGAGAGAAGATCGCCACGCAGCAGCGATTAGCAGAGCTGAAGAACGATCTGAGCCAGTGGATGGATGTGATTGAGATCGACCGCGTCCTCCGACAGACAGTGCAGCCAGAGGAGGACCAGGCCTCCACCTCCACTGCCTCAGGTAGGCTGACAGTCAGGGTCAGATTACTGGAGACCCACTGGGATGCCTCTGTGTAAATAATAAAGATAAACTATGTGGATTTTCCAATATGGTTGTATATAATATTTCccatattaataataaaaaaaaaaaaacaatccctctcgatcatcacttatgacccactaggagtatagtggtgtatttttctgcagagactctgcctttgccagtattttcttatttttatttttgattttatataCTTGAGTTGAGTTGAGGTTATGGGTGTGTACCCCACAGTGTTCAGTTGAGGTCTGGACTTTATGAAAAGGTAGCAGACCATAAACAGAGCACATTTACAAGATACAgagctgaaaaaacaaaaatatagtGAGGCATTAAGCCAGGTTTTACTTTTGCTTTCGCTTTCGTTTgcgatactgtttacaaacaataACTCACAGTCCTTCATAGTATACCTTTTAGATTTAGGAAATAGTAAAATTAAATACTACAGAAATGATACTACTGAGTTAATTTTTTCATCTGTTGCAGAAGGTGAAGACATTATGGACGACGACCTGGAAGATGAGACTCAGCAGAGAGCACAGCCTGCCTTACCCTCCGTGCCTCAAACCATGAAACCTGAGCTGCACAAGACTGCAACACCCACTCAGACCCCGAACCCGACCCTAACACCCACCACACCCACCACTACCTCTTTTATTACCCAACACATCTCCATCCAGCACAAAGTCCCTCTGCACCAGCCTCAGCTCCAGCCTCTGGCAGCAACTCCTCCGCAGCCAGTGTCCAAGCCCGCAGCCCCACCTACACTCACGACCTCCAGCACTCCCACCACCCCCAGTCAGCCTTTGATCCCCACCCAGACACAGATGGTGACCGCGTCCAGCCTACACCCCACAGTCATTGCTCACGCTTCAGTGTCCCATCCCTCAGTCATCCAAGCAGTCAATCACGTCATCCAAGGCGGTGGGCCCAAACATATTGCCCACCTAgctccctccaccaccaccaccagcactgTCCAGTTAGCCCCCGGCCACCAACCCATCGGCCACATCACCGTGCACCCTGTGGCTCACCTGAGCCAGCATCTACCTGCCCTTTACCCCCAACCGGTGGCTGTCACACAGTCGGCTGTGGTCGGCCATATCACCCACACCCTGAACCACACCCACCCTCACATGAACGGCACCGCGACGAGCCAACCAGCTGCCACCATCGTTGGCAAGCAGACAGCAGTGAGCACGCAAATGGTGACCCACCACCCACAGCTGGTGGGTCAGACGGTGCTCAACCCTGTGGCAATGGTGACCATGCCCTCCTTCCCCATCAGCACTCTGAAGCTGGCCTGAACACTGCCGACAGGACCACCGAACCGGGAGACAGAGACGCCCCTCGATAGGGGAGAACCACAGGCCTCAGATCAGGCCACTGACAAGTCCACAGCCAGGGTGAGCAGGTGGACACCTGGCTGATCCACAGAGAGTCACTATCATTCAGAAGCATTACAGCTGATATCAAGAGGGGAACATTCCTACAAAAAGAACTCTTATTACCAGTCCAGCAGTGTCCTGAAATTTCGATCCTGAATTTAGGATATGGTCAATAGTCAtcatgttgtgtatgtgtgacagtATACGCTGGGCAGCCCCTTACTTCTCATCCATTGTTACAGATAGAGGAGCAGTAGTCATTTTCATATGAGCTTTACACAAACAGCTTCATCTTGGGAAATGCCAGCACAGTGTCCGTGTCAGCCCCCTCTTACAGTGTTCATGTCGTTACTAGGTGGTGGTCAGACTCTCCGTTATCACTGTGACTGCTGTGGATTAACCAGTAGTTGATCATGTACTTGAGAGGCTACATTGGGTTTTGACTGCTGTGACAGTGTAGGATCAGAGTGCTCAACGCGCCATAACCACCACATTGGGAATGTGATTTAGAGGAGCTCCTCCTCTCCAGCAGAGGCACATGCTGCAGGGCTGGAGCAAAATCATGGGCTGAACTAAAGCTCCAGATCAGGAGCTGCAGTCCTCAGTGATGGTATATACAGCAATTGCCCCCCCTGCTGGCAGATTGTGTTCAATGTAGTACTACTCCCTGGTATGATGCTGAGGATGTCATTCAAACAATGgccacttaaaggtccagtgcagtgtgtaggatttagggggatgcaTTGGCAGATATGGagaataatataataagtatgtttgctTAAGTCcaaatcacctaaaaataataatagttgtGTTTCTTTTACCTTAGAATaggccatttatatctacattggGAGCAGGTCCTTATCCACAGAGATGGACATGTTGCACtgccgtgtttctacagtaacccagaacagacaaaccaaacactggctctagatagagccattcaCTTAGTttagtagttagcagccccttcaCGACAAGAGCAgcggaaaaacacagattttttaatgtgaaactgctttattcaaaaGGTGTCCATTTGTTTCTGAATGTCTAGgttttaagttatcagaggaaatAGGTGAGCAGTGGTCTGTCTCCGACATGCCAATCAGTgtatgagaaacactgatttgtgacgtATCATGTGGTCTGGTgtgagaaagagacctctgtggataattcagctcctgctaaaaacttcctgaacaatgaatattgaaggaattctaaccgggagaagtatAAGATGGTAGCtatctgcaatcctcacagctagatgccactacatCCCTCTAactcttacacactgttcccttACAGTAAAAGAATAAGCAGTTGTCAGGGTTTGACTTTCAGTGTTGGACTCAAATTGTTACTTATCTCTAGTATTTGTCTTTCAGACATACTAGCAACCGTTCACTGAGCACAAGTCTTAGTTTTAGGATGCAGtcacatatattttaaaatatcctTGCCAAATGGAATCAGTTTTACATGGCCCCTAAATCTACCACAAACAATGGTGTGTTAAACACTTAACGTTTAGTTACAAACTCAATGCTACaagaagagggagctgagcgtTGAGAGGTTTTGAATGTGAATACATAAAGGTCCATAAAGTGTAGTAAAGTGTGTCTATGCTGTCTTGCAGGGCAAATGGTAGTaggatgtgtgtttgcatgctgtGAATGCATGACATGACTGTGTTAATTAGTGATAATCTTGAAAGCGAGGAGTGTTGCTTTGCAGACCTCAAACAGTTACAGGAGGAATGTCACATTTATTGGTTCAGAGTTGAAGCCTTGTCATCCATGACTTTGGGTTGGGATCGGTATAAAGTGATTTCAACAGCTGGCATAAACCCAATCATTTTTTTAAGACTATCCTGACTATCATTTTCAAAGCTAGCACTGTGAAAATTTCTATTAGTCTCAATGAGCAGCAGTTTAGCGTAGCACTTGCTAAAACAGCAACATGCTGTGCTCTCCTTATTTAATCTGAATGTACTGATTTGTGAAAGGACATTGAGTAGTGCACTCATCTGAATTTAagcccttttctttctttcaagaAAAATGCGATTTACTTTATGAAAGTATCACGTGTATGTAAAGTGTAACATGTACAACtgattttgtattttaagaTTTACCGTTGCTTGTTTCATCTGGAGAATAACCTCTGTTCAGTGTAAATTTGGTGAtatagttgattttttttttttctgggacCATGTACAGTGCTGTATATCAGGGCGTGACGACTGCACAGACCTCTTCTCACGTTGATATCCCATTTGGTCTCTCTGTAAAGTATTCACCCAGCAACTGTTTTCAATTTTGTTCTGATGCAATATGATTAAAGCAGGGAATcttagtttgtttttaactaaTTAATTGCGAAGATAAAAGTAATGCTATTTTCACCCTCATATTTTATGCAAATGGTCCCGAACAAATGCATTTTGAGATCATATTGtagcaaaacaaaatgtgtaaaaatgaacAGGGATTCAGATACTTGAAGAAGCAACAATAtacttgtgtgttttccctATGGAGAAAGTTTAAGTTGTATATAGCCTGTAAATGTTGGGCTGCATTTAGATCTAACTGTATAATGTAAAAAGCTGGGGAAATatgtaaaatgaaaagtttataaaaaaaaaagatagttaATAAATTGTATTATGTTTACAAATGTCTGATGCTGCTTTTTTGTTCATAAGCaagtatgttttttatgttgtatATCAGCAATACAAAGACTATTTTATGGCTGCAACTGATGAGTATGATAAATTAATCAGGCAATTATTTGCTTGCTCAATCATTTGGGAAACTGGGATggacatttttttcagtttactaGCCCTTAATCAGGATCAAACTCAAAACCTCAGGCTCTATAAGCAGCTGTCTAAAGTCCTGAGCTGCTGGATCTCATAgttcagcttttatttttgtatgtgattaaataaataatgaaaagtcatagtatgtgtTCATGAGTGTCAAAGTTACAATATATCATGCCattaaatgtcacagtatagcattCTATGAAGAATTGCCATTAAATGACATAATATTCCATTAAAAAatgccataaaataaaatatagtgGCTATTCCATTAAAAATGCCAGACTATATTATGTAACAAAAATATAACTTTTTATGTACTTTGCTGATTTCTGTTTCATAAAAATGATCCAAAAATGCTGTAGTTTATAGTGTCAtgaaaatatcacagtataGCATGCTATTAAAAATTCAATACAAATTTCATAGCACATTATACCATAAAATATGGTAGAATAGTATTCCAAAAAAagtgtcaaaaatgtcatagtatagcatgttataAAAAATTACCATAAAACTGTCATAGTGAAGTGTCATGAAATAtgccattaaaatgtcatagtatagtatgtcataaaaaatgccccaaacaatgtcacagtatagtatgttatgaAATATGCCATAAAAAGGTCAAATTAGAAGATGTAATAAAATATGCAATAAAAACGCCAGAGTATAGTACTGTTTATCACaataaatgccaaaaaatgtcatatatagtatgtcattgaaaattACCATGAAtctgtcatagtatagtatgtcataaaatatacaataaaaaagtcatggtaacatatgtcataaaatatgctataaaaatgtcaaattataaaatgtcatgaaatatgcaataaaaatgtcatagtatagtatgtcatgaaaaatgaaCCATAAAACTGTCAGAGTGAAAATATGTCATGAATAGTATGCCATTCAATATACGATTaagacgtcatagtatagcacgtcgttCAAAATAgtatgaaaatgtcatagtacagtatgtcgttcaaaattgcataaaaaatcatagtatagcatgtcattcaaaatagcataaaaatgtcagagtacagtatgtcgttcaaaattgcataaaaaattatagtatagcatgtcgttcaaaattgcataaagaCGTCACAGTATATCGTGTTgctcaaaatattaaaaaaacgccatagtattgTGTCATtcaaattgcataaaaaagtcatagtgcaGCATGACATAAcatatgccataaaaaagtcataatatagtatgtcgttcaaaactgcataaaaatgtcatagtacagtatgtcattcaaaattgcataaaaaagtcatagtatagcatgtcattcaaaatagcatgaaaatgtcatagtatagtatgtctttcaaaattgcataaaaacatcatagtatagtatgttgttcaaaattgtataaaaaggtcatagtgcagcatgacataaaatatgcaataaaaagtcatagtatagtatgtctttcaaaattgtataaaaatgtcatagtatagtatgttgttgaaaattgcataaaaaagtcatagtatagtatgtcgttcaaaattgcataaaaatgtcatagtatagtatgtccttcaaaacagcataaaaaagtcatagtgcaGCATGACATAAcatatgccataaaaaagtcatagtatagtatgtcgttcaaaactgcataaaaatgtcatagtatagtatgtcattcaaaattgcataaaaaagtcatagtacagtatgtcattcaaaattgcataaaaaagtcatagtacagtatgtcattgaaaacagcataaaaaagtcatagtatagcatgtcattcaaattagcatgaaaatgtcatagtatagtatgtctttcaaaattgcataaaaaaatcatagtatagtatgttgttcaaaattgtataaaaaggtcatagtgcagcatgacataaaatatgcaataaagaagtcatagtatagtatgtctttcaaaattgtataaaaatgtcatagtatagtatgttgttgaaaattgcataaaaaatcatagtatggcatgtcgttcaaaattgcataaaagaGTCATAGTGCAGCATGACATGaaatatgccataaaaaagtcatagtatagtatgtctttcaaaattgtataaaaatgtcatagtatagcatgtcgttcaaaatagcataaaaatgtcacagtacagtatgtcgttcaatattgcattaaaaatcatagtatagcatgtcgttcaaaatagcataaaaatgtcatagtacagtatgtcgttcaaaattgcataaaaaagtcatagtgcagcatgacataaaatatgccataaaaaagtcatagtatagtatgtctttcaaaattgtataaaaatgtcatagtatagcatgtcgttcaatatagcataaaaatgtcatagtacagtatgtcgttcaatattgcattaaaaatcatagtatagcatgtcgttcaaaactgcataaaaaatcatagtatagcatgtcattcaaaattgcgtaaaaaagtcatagtacagcatgtcgttcaaaattgcataaaaaatcatagtatagtatgtcgttcaaaattgcataaaaaagtcatagtgcagcatgacataaaatatgccataaaaaagtcatagtatagtatgtctttcaaaattgcaaaaaaatgtcatagtacagtatgtcgttcaaaattacataaaaaatcatagtatggcatgtcgttcaaaattgcataaaaaagtcatagtgcagcatgacataaaatatgccataaaaaagtcatagtatagtatgccgttcAAAAtcgcataaaaaagtcatagtatagtagtatgtctttcaaaattgcataaaaacacaatagTATAGCACTTCAGCCGTTAATCACTGTCACCTGAGGGGCTGGTGCGACATGGGCCTCAAAGAAGCATCTGTCCTAAATTTAGAACTCTGTAAACATGAGCCTTAATTTTACTGTAAACTATGTCACCATTAATACATTATTTAATGGCGGAAAATCTCATGTGGGAAACATGTTTATTAAGACAAAGCTTTCAATTCTGCGTACATTTTTACAACATAAAAGCAAAACCCAGTGTCTGATGGAGCCATGaaattatattcatattttattacAATATTAGAATTTGTACATATTGTCTTCTCCATCCACATTTCATTTATAAATTTATTACATAAATATACTCCAAAAAGTAgaataacaaaagacaaatttaatataaaacaaattcaGAAACAAAAGTAATACCTGACTCTGGGACAGAAGCTCAAGGAATGTTCTTTTTATATAACAAAGGTCACACAACATGGCAGAGACATCTAATTTCCAAAATAACGTCTGGAACATAGAAACAATTAGCAAGAAAATCAAGTTCATCCAATAATTTTGTTCATTACTCTTGGCTTTGATAAGTCATATTCCTTATGTCagtacaaaacaaaattcaCACTTTGAAAAGGAAAATCATAAAATTAAGTTTGTCATTGTTGGCTTTGGTTACAAGATAAACGTTAAGGTTAACACATCCAACATGTGGGTTCCCTTGAACCAAGGACATAATTATAAccaaccaaaacattaaaaataaaatccacctCTTGTCAACATATTTCCCCCAAACAATTAAGTAGCTACATATTTTCATTGCCCATAAATACCTTTACGATCACTAAACTGATCTGCAATCTGAGAAACCTTCACACAAcacatgcaaaaataaatacactgcaTGGCCTTTGATGTGACCCTTCCCTCGGACACTCACCTCATGCAAATCAAGGGTCTTGTCTTATCAAAGTCCGAAACATCTCTAACATGTAACAGGTGTCACCAGCTCTCACATGAGaactgttggtgtttttttcatgaGATAAACTGACTTTGGGGGGATTCTCCAAATAATAACGACTCCTTTGTTATGTAAAAAGttggattattttaaatgttgatATGGCAATAAGCACTGCAGTGAGTTAAGACTGGCCAACACTGAGCGGAACCACGAACATCCATGCTGTCAGGCAGCAGAGGTGGCAACTACTGTACGATAAACATGCAGACACTagtaaaacaaaatttaaatgaaccctcgcattaaaggggaacaccacatATATTCAGAATTCCCATATGTTATTTCAGTGGTCTAGGAAAGTTTAATCAATATTACGTATTAAGTACGTCTAAGACTGTGATGTAATCAAGTATAcaggagctgctccacagacatgaataggagactgattttgtggacccactgTTTACTTCTTTATAAcaagttctgaaacagaaaacgtACCCATATAGACCAAAATACCTTGTCctgctaacaacaacaacaacaaccattGGGTAGACAACTGGAAACTGATTTGAGTTGCGGAGCTCCAGTAAGACTTCAAATAAAAGCCCAGTCCCAATCAAACCcccagtctcttttactagcctgTCGTGGCTACAcagtttgacaaataaaggcctgtctcaattagaagcctggtctggttgccatgTTTTATAAAACTTTGcgtgtataaaaccaggttatTTGCTAGCTGCTGAAGCTAACGTTATTTAGCTACTTAGATCGTgcatacaaatgtaaatgtttaaacttttttcaATATGAAGATGCTACATATCCTTAGCTTTGTAAGATTCTCTACAATTCAATTGTTCAGTTCAATTTACTGAAACCAGGAGCACCAGAGAATAATTCATTCAAATGTACCGGCCTGGTAAACAAGACAAGAGTGACGCAAATAAAGTGGTAACTTCTTCATAACTGATATGTTACAGAAACCAAAATTTTAACCAAGTAATATTCACACTGGTTTCCATCAACATCGACATATCTTTGCAGTGcagcagttttgtgtgaaagaaatTAGAAGTCTATCTCATATAGAGGCCTGTTGAGTTCTgcaatttaataaaataaaataaaaaaataaaataatagcccaggctactaattgaagttttacggtatgtgAAATCAGAAAACTTTTATatctctgttgtcattttcagccataactgtaatgtttaaagatatatagtttGACATGTTGGTCCGGCCTATCTgacgtttctgctgtgcttattttatgtactgtgtttCTTTGCTAGCATCTTTCGTGGCACAGAAACTAAGCAATatgctgctgtggacaggggccaCAGCAGCatatattttagccaccaaaaatATCAGTATCAGCTAAATGTATGCTAACTTTGGAATATTGTTACTGCTTTATCTTACACACTAACTGCACAGTAAGATTACTGTTCCAGACTTTACACTTGataacatcacaaatttgagttatGTGTTTGGATTCTGGacagagttgttcatgtttaccattttggactgtcttagaccacagaaataacatgtatgattttaaaaatgggtgaa is drawn from Epinephelus fuscoguttatus linkage group LG5, E.fuscoguttatus.final_Chr_v1 and contains these coding sequences:
- the mnta gene encoding max-binding protein MNT isoform X1; translation: MSIETLLEAAKFLELQALQQQKAREDELKEKQRLKQLAEQRQSDVNYNSATHINHVPKAEELRPECRPAPIPPSLPPPSMPIAVIPIPVVTPNPTGSPTLPVATLSPPAAPPPAATLPRSPQPKPDQPTSILTPNHKQLIQNHSHHPQLVTQTNNTKLPQQTHQQLVHRYPGSIVSPPQQHALLPQSGPVLQQAPLQNGPVSRGSPPDDGRQLDKKRPGGAGTREVHNKLEKNRRAHLKECFETLKKNIPNIDEKKTSNLSVLRSALRYIQTLKRKEKEYEHDMERLAREKIATQQRLAELKNDLSQWMDVIEIDRVLRQTVQPEEDQASTSTASEGEDIMDDDLEDETQQRAQPALPSVPQTMKPELHKTATPTQTPNPTLTPTTPTTTSFITQHISIQHKVPLHQPQLQPLAATPPQPVSKPAAPPTLTTSSTPTTPSQPLIPTQTQMVTASSLHPTVIAHASVSHPSVIQAVNHVIQGGGPKHIAHLAPSTTTTSTVQLAPGHQPIGHITVHPVAHLSQHLPALYPQPVAVTQSAVVGHITHTLNHTHPHMNGTATSQPAATIVGKQTAVSTQMVTHHPQLVGQTVLNPVAMVTMPSFPISTLKLA
- the mnta gene encoding max-binding protein MNT isoform X2, whose translation is MSIETLLEAAKFLELQALQQQKAREDELKEKQRLKQLAEQRQSDVNYNSATHINHVPKAEELRPECRPAPIPPSLPPPSMPIAVIPIPVVTPNPTGSPTLPVATLSPPAAPPPAATLPRSPQPKPDQPTSILTPNHKQLIQNHSHHPQLVTQTNNTKLPQQTHQQLVHRYPGSIVSPPQQHALLPQSGPVLQQAPLQNGPVSRGSPPDDGRQLDKKRPGGRAHLKECFETLKKNIPNIDEKKTSNLSVLRSALRYIQTLKRKEKEYEHDMERLAREKIATQQRLAELKNDLSQWMDVIEIDRVLRQTVQPEEDQASTSTASEGEDIMDDDLEDETQQRAQPALPSVPQTMKPELHKTATPTQTPNPTLTPTTPTTTSFITQHISIQHKVPLHQPQLQPLAATPPQPVSKPAAPPTLTTSSTPTTPSQPLIPTQTQMVTASSLHPTVIAHASVSHPSVIQAVNHVIQGGGPKHIAHLAPSTTTTSTVQLAPGHQPIGHITVHPVAHLSQHLPALYPQPVAVTQSAVVGHITHTLNHTHPHMNGTATSQPAATIVGKQTAVSTQMVTHHPQLVGQTVLNPVAMVTMPSFPISTLKLA